The genomic stretch TGGATCGGCGCTCGCCGCGTCGACTTCCTCCTCGGCGAGGCACTCGTCCTCGAGATCGACGGAGCGGCCTTTCACGAGGCCGATGAGGACAACCGCCGCGACATCGAACTCGGACGCCGCGGCTACCGCATCCACCATTTCCGAACCTCGGCTATCCTCCGCCACTGGGATACCGCCGAAGCCGACATCTTCGCTGCGCTCTCGCGCGGCGACCATCTCCGCGCTTGACCTCTCCGATTTCGCCGTGCCCGCTGCTCCTCAGAGCTCTCTCGCCGTCACGCCTGTTCGCTGTGCAGGGAATCCCGACGACTCGAGCCAAAGCACGCGGTAAAACAGGCCGAAGTGCTGGAATGTCCTTCGAATCGGACCGTGTCCTGCAAATCGGACCGTGTCCTGCAAATCGGACCGTTTCCTGCGGATCCCCCACCGCACGCCCACCCATCGACGAGTCCAGCCCAGCACGCCGTCCGCGGCAGCGCGTCGCGGACCCCGCTACCCTGGCTCCGTGTCAACTCCGGAGAATCCCTTCGGCCAGGTCCTGGTCGCCCTGGTCACCCCGTTCACCGCCGACGGCGAGGTCGACTGGCCCGGCGTCGAGAAGCACATCGACGACTGCATCGCGGCGGGTGCCGACGGCATCGTGGTGACCGGCACCACGGGCGAGACCAGCACCCTCACCGACCCGGAGAAGCTCCGCCTGGTCGAGGTCGGTCGCTCGGTCGCTGACGGCCGCGCAAAGATCATCACCGGCGGCGGCTCAAACGAGACCGCCCACGCCATGCAGCTCGCCCGTCAGAGCGAGAAGGCGGGCGCCGATGGCAACATGATCGTCACTCCGTACTACAACAAGCCGACGCAGGCCGGTGTGCTCACCCACTTCCGGATGATCGCCGATGCGGCCGACCTGCCGGTCATCCTCTACGACATCCCGGGCCGCACTGGCGTCCCCATCCGCTACGAGACGATCCTGCGCGCGGCGAAGCATCCGAACATCCTCGCCGTGAAGGACGCGAAGGGGGATCTCTCCGAGGTCAGCCGCGTGCTTAATCAGACCGACCTGATGTACTTCTGCGGCGACGACGCGAACGTGCTTCCCGAGCTCGCCATCGGCGCCTCGGGGCTGATCGGCGTCACTGCGAACATTGCCGCGGCGCCGTACCGCACCATCGTCGACGCGGTGAACGCCGGCGACCTGCATACCGCGACGCGCGCGCATCAGCAGCTCGAGCCGCTCGTGCGCGCCCTGATGACGCACGTCCCCGGCACGGTTGCCGCGAAGTACATCCTGCACGGCCTCGGCCGCATCTCATCGCCGCGCGTGCGGCTGCCGCTGGTCGGTCCTGAGGAGTCGGAGGCGGCCCTCATCGAGGACGAGCTCGGGCTGGTCCGCGACATTCCGGGCGTCGATTTCTGCAACTTCCGGCCCGATCGCAACGCGGCAGCCGGCGGTGCCCTCCCGAGGGTTGCCGGCACCACC from Rathayibacter rathayi encodes the following:
- the dapA gene encoding 4-hydroxy-tetrahydrodipicolinate synthase codes for the protein MSTPENPFGQVLVALVTPFTADGEVDWPGVEKHIDDCIAAGADGIVVTGTTGETSTLTDPEKLRLVEVGRSVADGRAKIITGGGSNETAHAMQLARQSEKAGADGNMIVTPYYNKPTQAGVLTHFRMIADAADLPVILYDIPGRTGVPIRYETILRAAKHPNILAVKDAKGDLSEVSRVLNQTDLMYFCGDDANVLPELAIGASGLIGVTANIAAAPYRTIVDAVNAGDLHTATRAHQQLEPLVRALMTHVPGTVAAKYILHGLGRISSPRVRLPLVGPEESEAALIEDELGLVRDIPGVDFCNFRPDRNAAAGGALPRVAGTTR